NNNNNNNNNNNNNNNNNNNNNNNNNNNNNNNNNNNNNNNNNNNNNNNNNNNNNNNNNNNNNNNNNNNNNNNNNNNNNNNNNNNNNNNNNNNNNNNNNNNNNNNNNNNNNNNNNNNNNNNNNNNNNNNNNNNNNNNNNNNNNNNNNNNNNNNNNNNNNNNNNNNNNNNNNNNNNNNNNNNNNNNNNNNNNNNNNNNNNNNNNNNNNNNNNNNNNNNNNNNNNNNNNNNNNNNNNNNNNNNNNNNNNNNNNNNNNNNNNNNNNNNNNNNNNNNNNNNNNNNNNNNNNNNNNNNNNNNNNNNNNNNNNNNNNNNNNNNNNNNNNNNNNNNNNNNNNNNNNNNNNNNNNNNNNNNNNNNNNNNNNNNNNNNNNNNNNNNNNNNNNNNNNNNNNNNNNNNNNNNNNNNNNNNNNNNNNNNNNNNNNNNNNNNNNNNNNNNNNNNNNNNNNNNNNNNNNNNNNNNNNNNNNNNNNNNNNNNNNNNNNNNNNNNNNNNNNNNNNNNNNNNNNNNNNNNNNNNNNNNNNNNNNNNNNNNNNNNNNNNNNNNNNNNNNNNNNNNNNNNNNNNNNNNNNNNNNNNNNNNNNNNNNNNNNNNNNNNNNNNNNNNNNNNNNNNNNNNNNNNNNNNNNNNNNNNNNNNNNNNNNNNNNNNNNNNNNNNNNNNNNNNNNNNNNNNNNNNNNNNNNNNNNNNNNNNNNNNNNNNNNNNNNNNNNNNNNNNNNNNNNNNNNNNNNNNNNNNNNNNNNNNNNNNNNNNNNNNNNNNNNNNNNNNNNNNNNNNNNNNNNNNNNNNNNNNNNNNNNNNNNNNNNNNNNNNNNNNNNNNNNNNNNNNNNNNNNNNNNNNNNNNNNNNNNNNNNNNNNNNNNNNNNNNNNNNNNNNNNNNNNNNNNNNNNNNNNNNNNNNNNNNNNNNNNNNNNNNNNNNNNNNNNNNNNNNNNNNNNNNNNNNNNNNNNNNNNNNNNNNNNNNNNNNNNNNNNNNNNNNNNNNNNNNNNNNNNNNNNNNNNNNNNNNNNNNNNNNNNNNNNNNNNNNNNNNNNNNNNNNNNNNNNNNNNNNNNNNNNNNNNNNNNNNNNNNNNNNNNNNNNNNNNNNNNNNNNNNNNNNNNNNNNNNNNNNNNNNNNNNNNNNNNNNNNNNNNNNNNNNNNNNNNNNNNNNNNNNNNNNNNNNNNNNNNNNNNNNNNNNNNNNNNNNNNNNNNNNNNNNNNNNNNNNNNNNNNNNNNNNNNNNNNNNNNNNNNNNNNNNNNNNNNNNNNNNNNNNNNNNNNNNNNNNNNNNNNNNNNNNNNNNNNNNNNNNNNNNNNNNNNNNNNNNNNNNNNNNNNNNNNNNNNNNNNNNNNNNNNNNNNNNNNNNNNNNNNNNNNNNNNNNNNNNNNNNNNNNNNNNNNNNNNNNNNNNNNNNNNNNNNNNNNNNNNNNNNNNNNNNNNNNNNNNNNNNNNNNNNNNNNNNNNNNNNNNNNNNNNNNNNNNNNNNNNNNNNNNNNNNNNNNNNNNNNNNNNNNNNNNNNNNNNNNNNNNNNNNNNNNNNNNNNNNNNNNNNNNNNNNNNNNNNNNNNNNNNNNNNNNNNNNNNNNNNNNNNNNNNNNNNNNNNNNNNNNNNNNNNNNNNNNNNNNNNNNNNNNNNNNNNNNNNNNNNNNNNNNNNNNNNNNNNNNNNNNNNNNNNNNNNNNNNNNNNNNNNNNNNNNNNNNNNNNNNNNNNNNNNNNNNNNNNNNNNNNNNNNNNNNNNNNNNNNNNNNNNNNNNNNNNNNNNNNNNNNNNNNNNNNNNNNNNNNNNNNNNNNNNNNNNNNNNNNNNNNNNNNNNNNNNNNNNNNNNNNNNNNNNNNNNNNNNNNNNNAGTCAAGAATGTGATCTCGTCCTCACTGATCTGAGAAACTCTCAGACAAAACTTGTGTCAGTTCAAGTACTACTAGGGATGATGATCTGATCTTCTACCTTAACTTGGAGTAAAAAAGATCATATATACCTTTATCACATCTGCTAAGTTCCAAATACTCATGATCTCTTTCCTTGCAGCATCTTCTGATGGCCACAACGACAATCTCAAATTCGGGTCATAAGACTAGAGACTCCCTGAAGCTTTAGCGATTTTCATAGCTGCAAGCTGAGTCGAACGGCAAGGCTCCTCAATCAAAAACATTAACTGGTGAAACTGGTGAAACTAACTGGTGACACAAGCACACTTGCCAGCTACAATCTATATGCAGAAGCAACAAAAAGGCAATAAATGGTTGTTAAAAAAACCTGTTTTTTCTGCAAATCTTGATTCAGTTGCTTAAGACTTTCAATCTCGGCTTCCAGTTCCAAGGTATAAGCCTGAGGTTAACCGGAATAACAAATCAATATGAATGTTCTTGAAAAGAAAACGGTAGTGCCAGTTTAGTTAAATGAACTCTTTACCTGTTTTCGAGCTCTTGATCTAGCAGCTGATTCACGATTCTTGATCATTCTCTTTTGCCTTCTCTCAACAACCTTCTCCAGGCCCgtattgcttcttcttcctcgtctgaTATgggtgctgctgctgctgatgtgGTTTCTGCTGCTGTTGCATTTTTCCACCCACTTTGAGGCCTGAACCAGGTGCTTGATTGAAGATCATAATATCATGGTTGCCGTTGAAAGATATTCTGTTTTGATTCGGCTGACCAAATCCAAACCCCAAACCAGCAGCACCACTGTTAGCATAAAACCCACTACCGTTTTCGTTCTGTTGAGTAGAGTTAGTATCATAAGAGCAAGTAAAcaccaaaaaagagagaagctttCATATAAGTGTGTAAACTTTAGATACTTTTAGCCAGGAGCAATAAAAAGATCACAAAAATTCGATCCAGAGAGTAAAAACTGGATCCTTGGTTTCAGagaaatccaaaacaaaaacaagactgAACCAAAATCAATAGTTTTGACCATTTCttgaaagattttgaaagaggGGAATATTTGAAACTTAATTGATCTCAGACTATAAATAAGGAGGGGAATATTATAACATCAGGGAGCTTACCGTATGCAGTGTACCTCTCAGCCTCAGTTTTAACCAATCCAACAAACACATTGTTGGTTTTAAGGTCAGGGAAGAGAAGCTTGGCGACATCACTACTAGTTGTTTCTACGAACTGGATTTCATTGTCTAATGACGCAGCTTTTACAAACTCAAAGCTCCCATAATCAATTGATCGTGAATCTTGACCAAAAGCATCGTACTTGAGTGACCAACGTGAAAGATCAGGCTTGTCTTTTAACACCTAATAACAGAGAACAACAACACTAAACCAAGTTATAATCTAAAAAGCAAGCAAGAACCTGAAATCTCAAGATCAAAATTTTTACCTCTACGGATGAAATAAAAGGCATCCATTTAGGAAAAGATTCACGATCCAAGTAGAAATTATACGCTACGGATACTGGAACATCTACTTCCATCTTCACTCTGTTTCACATAAAATTCAAACCCGCCCCCAAAAACAAAGATTGATATCAGATTCAATTCCaatttcaaaacagagaaagagagaataaaagctATTCACACGCCTTAAAagctaaaaccaacaaaatttatgaGATTGTGGGTTTTGTTATAAATCTTGTATATTATACCTCTGTTTTTGAGATTGTGGTTTACTGatctagaacaaaaaaaaacagaacatggtgTGCTGTCAGATATTTCATCTTTTATGCTTTGTTCTTCCTGTTTACATTATTTGGTATTACGATTCTTAGTTTCTTACGCTAGTAACCTGATACAATAATTCTCAATCTTTATGCATTTAGCTTAAACAGATTCTTTCCTCTTagaatttgagaatttttttttttttttattaagctATTAATACAATGGTTTGATATGTTTTCTAGTTACTTACCTTTTCTGCCATCAGAATGTAATGTATGTGCTTGTCAGCTACGAGCTGACCCATCTGCCATAAAACATTCACAGCAGATTCAGTAACTTTgtacaaaagaaagaatcatCATAATTAGGCTCGATTCAAGCTTATTTTACTTCAAAGACCTATCAGTAACACCTGATCAACTCATCTATAGTACGAGATTAATCAAAAAGGAACCTTaaatccaaatcaaaaccaaaagctgcattcaaataacaaaaacgagACCAAACTGAACTAGAACTAAATCCTGTAAGAAGGAGACAAAAACCTGATGATGGACAGGACAAGAGATAAGAGTGGTTTACCTGGGAGGAAGAGGTAGAGCTCATCACCTTGAAGCGAGACGACAAATCGCAATTCAGAGACTCTTAAGAtcgaatgagaagaagaagaaatctaacctttttttaaatctctaacATCAAAGCAGAGTTAACTAAGCATCGTCGTCAAGGTCGCTTCGGCTGATAATCCCTATCAAGTACGTTTTTGCAATCGTCTACAGTAACTCGATGATCCAGCGGCTTGACGACTCGATGCcggataaggaaaaaaaaaagtagagccGATCAGAGAGCCGAGGCCGACGTCGGAGAGAATTGTGGTTCCGACCTTACTCAAATATGAAGCAATCATTGAATATAAGCTACGTCCTATAATTACGAAGCAAAgggagatcgagagagagagagagNCAAAAACAAGACTGAACCAAAATCAATAGTTTTGACCATTTCttgaaagattttgaaagaggGGAATATTTGAAACTTAATTGATCTCAGACTATAAATAAGGAGGGGAATATTATAACATCAGGGAGCTTACCGTATGCAGTGTACCTCTCAGCCTCAGTTTTAACCAATCCAACAAACACATTGTTGGTTTTAAGGTCAGGGAAGAGAAGCTTGGCGACATCACTACTAGTTGTTTCTACGAACTGGATTTCATTGTCTAATGACGCAGCTTTTACAAACTCAAAGCTCCCATAATCAATTGATCGTGAATCTTGACCAAAAGCATCGTACTTGAGTGACCAACGTGAAAGATCAGGCTTGTCTTTTAACACCTAATAACAGAGAACAACAACACTAAACCAAGTTATAATCTAAAAAGCAAGCAAGAACCTGAAATCTCAAGATCAAAATTTTTACCTCTACGGATGAAATAAAAGGCATCCATTTAGGAAAAGATTCACGATCCAAGTAGAAATTATACGCTACGGATACTGGAACATCTACTTCCATCTTCACTCTGTTTCACATAAAATTCAAACCCGCCCCCAAAAACAAAGATTGATATCAGATTCAATTCCaatttcaaaacagagaaagagagaataaaaaagaaacttcCCTTTCTGATTCCAATTGATTCAAATGATTGAGCCAACCTTCAAGCTTCTGATTCCAAATTCATCAATGGTTTCGTTGATT
The Camelina sativa cultivar DH55 chromosome 15, Cs, whole genome shotgun sequence DNA segment above includes these coding regions:
- the LOC104747853 gene encoding uncharacterized protein LOC104747853 isoform X2; this translates as MEVDVPVSVAYNFYLDRESFPKWMPFISSVEVLKDKPDLSRWSLKYDAFGQDSRSIDYGSFEFVKAASLDNEIQFVETTSSDVAKLLFPDLKTNNVFVGLVKTEAERYTAYERKR
- the LOC104747853 gene encoding uncharacterized protein LOC104747853 isoform X1 produces the protein MEVDVPVSVAYNFYLDRESFPKWMPFISSVEVLKDKPDLSRWSLKYDAFGQDSRSIDYGSFEFVKAASLDNEIQFVETTSSDVAKLLFPDLKTNNVFVGLVKTEAERYTAYGKLPDVIIFPSLFIV